The Felis catus isolate Fca126 chromosome X, F.catus_Fca126_mat1.0, whole genome shotgun sequence genome includes a region encoding these proteins:
- the LOC101092340 gene encoding A-kinase anchor protein 17B codes for MTVTVVYDNSEATELCAAQHLYLKPIAKLMINVLLPESSEPMRPFSNWEVLDQLKSLICPDQFTTVRLSKSTKDFIRFEGEAETRSLVQILKAKLHGKIIKLNGLKTDLKVVATDAQGEWERFPREKEASSSDGAEEQDQDKSPDSIYFEGLPCKWFAPKGSSGEKPCEEILRVVFESFGKIKNVDIPMLDPYREVTTGGNFGGFGFGLQTFEAFIQYQESTDFVKAMESLRGMKLMLKGDDGKALACNIKVMFDRTKHFSEGAIRRRNQERLKLQELEEERKKEKRRDEEEAARKRKEEERRAQEKRRRARVRRRALKERDRHRQRKQKEPAKAEAAREPDSWEEWEERKCLLAQRRGEALRLLRVLLRKIAESAQFNPQGVDDPSPRANRTPGNALETLKKEELHSQYLQNQEDVPKYQVAKLHHKQKQKMKKINRAHLHQSPHHLRRQEISSSARGARAGKSLADGYNDSWVSDQSSLWNATVQGQPLEKEDRGDSHKFVPFRLFERGRVRKQKIYETDEFIDYMLNCYQPPNHARICLEPSGPESTREWQRAVHAKGNGFRVTLRKRNYHSTSLSPAQTLATRRQAQKDDGCSEICTQGPEHKPQKRGRADYAKESRKESNHCKDTASEAGGHLSPTDAMSHLSEEIYAYEVRVSKSTSQSQDSSPNRSADLEMELTDFLEEISSDSECFSEILSIKKEDNEKSVTTHDNSPEKRSLDAAEIITSDQEVRSSPQTWCSEWNREGEERYSKHELWKPVKRSRYELTCPWLEGENGSMRGEKNNSRTRETVAPKYLFDEGYYRGSSPSDLLDDMVRKRRRFDDSTFGQNVNYRPPHVPITSSNSADVFYLRGFPRRRATPWRPDYNQEVRRFKRYENSKDFRLNSDNYYIRRNSQEHADYGSYSQNGYTSPLYYQMF; via the exons ATGACGGTCACCGTGGTGTATGATAACTCTGAGGCCACAGAGCTCTGTGCAGCTCAGCACCTCTACCTCAAGCCCATAGCAAAACTGATGATCAATGTATTGCTCCCAGAGAGCTCAGAACCCATGAGACCCTTCTCCAACTGGGAAGTTCTCGACCAGCTTAAGAGCCTAATTTGCCCTGATCAGTTCACCACAGTCCGGCTCTCTAAGAGTACCAAGGACTTCATCCGGTTCGAGGGGGAGGCCGAAACGCGAAGTCTGGTTCAGATCTTGAAGGCAAAGTTACATGGAAAGATCATCAAGCTAAACGGTTTGAAAACAGACTTAAAAGTAGTGGCTACGGACGCCCAGGGAGAGTGGGAGCGCTTCCCCAGGGAGAAGGAGGCCTCGTCGAGTGATGGGGCTGAAGAGCAGGACCAGGATAAGAGCCCCGACTCTATATATTTTGAAGGCTTGCCCTGCAAATGGTTTGCACCTAAAGGCTCCAGCGGGGAGAAGCCCTGTGAAGAGATCCTCCGGGTGGTCTTTGAAAGCTTTGGGAAGATCAAGAATGTGGATATCCCTATGCTAGACCCCTACCGAGAAGTGACGACTGGTGGGAACTTCGGGGGCTTCGGCTTCGGCTTGCAGACGTTTGAGGCCTTTATACAGTACCAGGAGTCGACGGACTTTGTGAAAGCCATGGAGTCCCTTCGAGGTATGAAGCTAATGCTCAAAGGAGACGATGGGAAAGCTCTGGCCTGTAACATCAAG GTTATGTTTGATAGGACCAAACATTTCAGCGAAGGAGCCATAAggaggagaaatcaagaaaggCTAAAATTACAAGAActagaggaagaaaggaaaaaagaaaagaggagagacgAGGAAGAGGCTGCGAG gaaaagaaaagaggaggagaggagagcccaggaaaagaggaggagggcCCGGGTCAGGCGGCGAGCcctgaaggaaagagacagacaccggcaaaggaaacagaaggagcCAGCCAAAGCTGAAGCTGCGCGTGAGCCCGACTCTTGGGAagagtgggaggagaggaagtGCCTGCTGGCTCAGAGGAGGGGGGAGGCCCTTCGGTTGCTACGCGTCCTCTTGAGGAAAATTGCA gaatcCGCCCAGTTTAACCCACAGGGGGTAGACGATCCAAGCCCCAGAGCGAACCGTACTCCGGGGAACGCGCTGGAAACTCTGAAGAAAGAAGAGCTACACAGCCAGTACCTTCAGAATCAAGAAGACGTGCCAAAATATCAGGTCGCCAagttacaccataaacaaaaacaaaaaatgaagaaaataaatagggcTCACTTACATCAATCTCCCCACCACCTTAGGAGACAAGAAATAAGCTCTTCAGCTAGAGGAGCGAGAGCTGGAAAATCATTAGCTGATGGATACAATGATAGTTGGGTCTCTGACCAGAGTTCTCTGTGGAATGCAACAGTCCAAGGTCAGCCTCTTGAGAAAGAAGACCGCGGCGATTCTCATAAATTCGTTCCCTTCAGATTGTTTGAGCGAGGGCGTGTCAGGAAACAGAAGATCTATGAAACAGATGAGTTTATTGATTACATGTTAAACTGCTATCAACCTCCAAACCATGCCCGCATCTGCCTAGAACCAAGCGGCCCAGAAAGCACGCGTGAGTGGCAGAGGGCTGTCCATGCTAAGGGAAATGGATTTCGAGTCACTTTGAGAAAACGGAACTATCACTCCACCAGCCTGAGCCCAGCGCAAACCCTGGCAACAAGACGGCAGGCTCAGAAAGATGATGGCTGCTCAGAGATTTGTACTCAGGGTCCTGAGCATAAACCACAAAAGAGAGGAAGAGCGGATTATGCCAAAGAAAGTCGCAAGGAGTCAAACCATTGCAAGGACACAGCCAGTGAGGCTGGTGGTCATTTGTCCCCAACTGACGCGATGAGCCATCTGTCGGAAGAGATTTATGCTTACGAGGTCAGAGTTTCCAAATCCACCAGTCAAAGCCAGGATTCCTCACCCAACAGGTCAGCAGACTTAGAAATGGAGTTGACCGATTTCTTAGAGGAAATTAGTAGTGATTCTGAATGCTTCAGTGAAATCCTTAGCAtaaagaaagaagacaatgaGAAATCGGTGACTACACATGATAACTCCCCAGAAAAAAGATCTCTTGATGCTGCTGAAATTATCACTAGCGATCAAGAAGTTAGGTCAAGTCCGCAGACCTGGTGTTCAGAGTGGAACCGCGAGGGGGAGGAACGCTACTCTAAACATGAGCTTTGGAAACCAGTCAAGAGGTCCAGGTATGAGTTGACATGCCCATGGCTTGAAGGTGAAAACGGCTCCATGAGAGGTGAGAAGAACAACAGCCGAACCAGGGAAACAGTGGCCCCCAAATATTTGTTTGATGAAGGCTACTACCGTGGATCCAGCCCCAGTGATCTGTTAGACGACATGgtaagaaagaggaggaggttCGATGATAGCACATTCGGCCAGAACGTGAACTATAGGCCTCCTCATGTGCCAATAACATCATCAAACAGCGCCGATGTTTTCTACCTGAGGGGTTTCCCCCGAAGAAGAGCGACCCCCTGGAGGCCAGACTACAACCAGGAGGTGAGAAGGTTCAAAAGATATGAGAATTCTAAAGATTTCAGGCTGAATTCTGATAATTATTATATTAGACGTAACAGTCAGGAGCACGCGGACTATGGAAGCTATTCACAAAACGGCTACACTAGTCCTCTGTATTATCAAATGTTTTGA